A stretch of the Papaver somniferum cultivar HN1 chromosome 6, ASM357369v1, whole genome shotgun sequence genome encodes the following:
- the LOC113289196 gene encoding pumilio homolog 11-like isoform X3: MASWNRGGGGARVVDQGEEDDDQEKVVNNGGMYNNNSSSNNYPPQLLYESLEDQLNSLNLFNHQQNQHNLHRQQQNLQDLYSDFSYGIVPFPSPIPPVLPSALPVVNPGSLQQPYANEMLLSRNTTTNNNLDDFGLPLNYRINSYNTTARMAALGMNDYGVDTTSMLTQGLRGGFMNSDFGLYRGNSLYPAMPIMPSSRLYTEELTSSRSRMRKLTNHVNGFVGRNHGRLNRSSVLSSTLISTNVEEEEDRTRRNAECFENIKWNQQNWSLLIDMAKDQNGSKFIQGKLETGSYQDIQFIITVLTTDIKKLVVNSAGNFLVQKMFLKCTEAQIGEIVNILTNNGHELINICLDDHGYGTRSVQKLLESLTSEQHITKVLNVLSKGTVELTKDTNGHHVIQRCLKTFSNEENKHLFRALARHCVDIARDRNGCCVLQQFILKIDEHLRDHFVGEITQNALVLAQDPYGGSEDKGDHKGSCEESERTF, from the exons ATGGCGAGCTGgaacagaggtggtggtggtgctagagttgttgatcaaggagaagaagatgatgatcaaGAAAAAGTAGTCAATAATGGGGGTATGtataacaacaacagcagcagcaacaactatCCACCACAACTTTTGTATGAATCTTTAGAAGACCAGTTAAATAGCCTAAACCTTTTCAATCACCAACAAAATCAACATaatcttcatcgtcaacaacagAATCTTCAAGATTTGTATTCTGATTTTTCTTATGGTATTGTTCCTTTTCCTTCTCCTATTCCACCAGTACTACCATCAGCATTACCTGTTGTTAATCCTGGTTCTCTTCAACAGCCTTATGCTAATGAAATGCTCCTTAGTAGGAATACTACTACTAATAATAATCTAGATGATTTTGGTTTACCATTAAATTATAGAATTAATAGTTACAACACTACTGCTCGTATGGCTGCTTTGGGTATGAATGATTATGGggttgatactactagtatgttgACTCAGGGTTTAAGAGGAGGTTTTATGAACAGTGATTTTGGTCTTTATAGAGGGAATTCTTTGTATCCTGCTATGCCTATTATGCCAAGTTCAAGATTGTACACTGAAGAGCTTACTAGTAGTAGATCAAGGATGAGAAAATTGACCAACCATGTCAATGGGTTTGTTGGGAGGAATCATGGTCGATTAAACAGGTCTAGTGTTCTTTCTAGTACTCTTATCAGTACTAATGTTGAGGAGGAAGAGGATAGGACCAGGAGGAATGCTGagtgttttgaaaatattaaGTGGAATCAACAGAATTGGAGTTTGTTAATAGATATGGCTAAAGATCAAAATGGGTCTAAGTTTATACAGGGAAAATTGGAGACTGGAAGTTATCAAGATATTCAGTTCATTATTACTGTATTGACTACTGATATTAAGAAGCTTGTGGTCAATTCTGCTGGGAATTTTCTTGTACAGAAGATGTTTTTGAAGTGTACTGAAGCACAGATTGGTGAGATTGTTAATATACTGACCAACAATGGACATGAACTCATTAATATTTGCCTCGATGATCATGGGTACGG GACTAGGTCTGTGCAGAAATTGTTGGAAAGCTTGACATCGGAACAACATATAACCAAAGTTTTGAATGTGCTGAGTAAAGGTACTGTTGAATTGACCAAGGACACAAATGGTCACCATGTGATCCAACGATGCTTGAAGACTTTCTCAAATGAAGAGAATAAG CATCTTTTCCGTGCTTTAGCAAGACACTGTGTTGACATTGCTAGAGACCGCAATGGGTGTTGCGTTTTGCAGCAGTTTATACTGAAAATAGATGAACATCTCCGAGATCACTTTGTTGGTGAAATAACACAAAATGCGCTGGTTTTAGCACAAGATCCATATGG TGGGTCAGAAGATAAAGGAGACCACAAGGGCTCTTGTGAAGAATCTGAAAGGACATTTTGA
- the LOC113289196 gene encoding pumilio homolog 11-like isoform X1 has product MASWNRGGGGARVVDQGEEDDDQEKVVNNGGMYNNNSSSNNYPPQLLYESLEDQLNSLNLFNHQQNQHNLHRQQQNLQDLYSDFSYGIVPFPSPIPPVLPSALPVVNPGSLQQPYANEMLLSRNTTTNNNLDDFGLPLNYRINSYNTTARMAALGMNDYGVDTTSMLTQGLRGGFMNSDFGLYRGNSLYPAMPIMPSSRLYTEELTSSRSRMRKLTNHVNGFVGRNHGRLNRSSVLSSTLISTNVEEEEDRTRRNAECFENIKWNQQNWSLLIDMAKDQNGSKFIQGKLETGSYQDIQFIITVLTTDIKKLVVNSAGNFLVQKMFLKCTEAQIGEIVNILTNNGHELINICLDDHGYGTRSVQKLLESLTSEQHITKVLNVLSKGTVELTKDTNGHHVIQRCLKTFSNEENKHLFRALARHCVDIARDRNGCCVLQQFILKIDEHLRDHFVGEITQNALVLAQDPYGNYVVQYVVGQKIKETTRALVKNLKGHFETLSTNKFSSHLVEKFLKESDDEFVIKFIIDELINKSNILMLLQDQYANFVMQSALDVAKEVSMFNLIVNVIEMHYQSLRNHPYGKRVVLHMNQLIRDQQYNHHHLTSSSTIYKHVQV; this is encoded by the exons ATGGCGAGCTGgaacagaggtggtggtggtgctagagttgttgatcaaggagaagaagatgatgatcaaGAAAAAGTAGTCAATAATGGGGGTATGtataacaacaacagcagcagcaacaactatCCACCACAACTTTTGTATGAATCTTTAGAAGACCAGTTAAATAGCCTAAACCTTTTCAATCACCAACAAAATCAACATaatcttcatcgtcaacaacagAATCTTCAAGATTTGTATTCTGATTTTTCTTATGGTATTGTTCCTTTTCCTTCTCCTATTCCACCAGTACTACCATCAGCATTACCTGTTGTTAATCCTGGTTCTCTTCAACAGCCTTATGCTAATGAAATGCTCCTTAGTAGGAATACTACTACTAATAATAATCTAGATGATTTTGGTTTACCATTAAATTATAGAATTAATAGTTACAACACTACTGCTCGTATGGCTGCTTTGGGTATGAATGATTATGGggttgatactactagtatgttgACTCAGGGTTTAAGAGGAGGTTTTATGAACAGTGATTTTGGTCTTTATAGAGGGAATTCTTTGTATCCTGCTATGCCTATTATGCCAAGTTCAAGATTGTACACTGAAGAGCTTACTAGTAGTAGATCAAGGATGAGAAAATTGACCAACCATGTCAATGGGTTTGTTGGGAGGAATCATGGTCGATTAAACAGGTCTAGTGTTCTTTCTAGTACTCTTATCAGTACTAATGTTGAGGAGGAAGAGGATAGGACCAGGAGGAATGCTGagtgttttgaaaatattaaGTGGAATCAACAGAATTGGAGTTTGTTAATAGATATGGCTAAAGATCAAAATGGGTCTAAGTTTATACAGGGAAAATTGGAGACTGGAAGTTATCAAGATATTCAGTTCATTATTACTGTATTGACTACTGATATTAAGAAGCTTGTGGTCAATTCTGCTGGGAATTTTCTTGTACAGAAGATGTTTTTGAAGTGTACTGAAGCACAGATTGGTGAGATTGTTAATATACTGACCAACAATGGACATGAACTCATTAATATTTGCCTCGATGATCATGGGTACGG GACTAGGTCTGTGCAGAAATTGTTGGAAAGCTTGACATCGGAACAACATATAACCAAAGTTTTGAATGTGCTGAGTAAAGGTACTGTTGAATTGACCAAGGACACAAATGGTCACCATGTGATCCAACGATGCTTGAAGACTTTCTCAAATGAAGAGAATAAG CATCTTTTCCGTGCTTTAGCAAGACACTGTGTTGACATTGCTAGAGACCGCAATGGGTGTTGCGTTTTGCAGCAGTTTATACTGAAAATAGATGAACATCTCCGAGATCACTTTGTTGGTGAAATAACACAAAATGCGCTGGTTTTAGCACAAGATCCATATGG CAACTATGTTGTGCAATATGTAGTGGGTCAGAAGATAAAGGAGACCACAAGGGCTCTTGTGAAGAATCTGAAAGGACATTTTGAGACCCTGTCAACAAATAAGTTTAGCAGCCATCTGGTTGAGAAGTTCTTGAAAGAATCTGATGATGAGTTCGTTATTAAGTTTATCATTGACGAGCTGATCAATAAGTCTAACATTCTGATGCTTCTTCAAGATCAGTATGccaactttgttatgcagtcagCTTTGGATGTTGCTAAG GAGGTTTCCATGTTCAATCTGATAGTCAATGTTATTGAGATGCATTACCAGTCTCTGCGCAACCATCCTTATGGAAAACGTGTTGTACTACATATGAATCAGCTCATCAGGGACCAGCAGTACAACCACCATCATCTCACCAGCTCCAGCACCATATATAAACATGTACAAGTGTAG
- the LOC113289196 gene encoding pumilio homolog 12-like isoform X2, with translation MASWNRGGGGARVVDQGEEDDDQEKVVNNGGMYNNNSSSNNYPPQLLYESLEDQLNSLNLFNHQQNQHNLHRQQQNLQDLYSDFSYGIVPFPSPIPPVLPSALPVVNPGSLQQPYANEMLLSRNTTTNNNLDDFGLPLNYRINSYNTTARMAALGMNDYGVDTTSMLTQGLRGGFMNSDFGLYRGNSLYPAMPIMPSSRLYTEELTSSRSRMRKLTNHVNGFVGRNHGRLNRSSVLSSTLISTNVEEEEDRTRRNAECFENIKWNQQNWSLLIDMAKDQNGSKFIQGKLETGSYQDIQFIITVLTTDIKKLVVNSAGNFLVQKMFLKCTEAQIGEIVNILTNNGHELINICLDDHGTRSVQKLLESLTSEQHITKVLNVLSKGTVELTKDTNGHHVIQRCLKTFSNEENKHLFRALARHCVDIARDRNGCCVLQQFILKIDEHLRDHFVGEITQNALVLAQDPYGNYVVQYVVGQKIKETTRALVKNLKGHFETLSTNKFSSHLVEKFLKESDDEFVIKFIIDELINKSNILMLLQDQYANFVMQSALDVAKEVSMFNLIVNVIEMHYQSLRNHPYGKRVVLHMNQLIRDQQYNHHHLTSSSTIYKHVQV, from the exons ATGGCGAGCTGgaacagaggtggtggtggtgctagagttgttgatcaaggagaagaagatgatgatcaaGAAAAAGTAGTCAATAATGGGGGTATGtataacaacaacagcagcagcaacaactatCCACCACAACTTTTGTATGAATCTTTAGAAGACCAGTTAAATAGCCTAAACCTTTTCAATCACCAACAAAATCAACATaatcttcatcgtcaacaacagAATCTTCAAGATTTGTATTCTGATTTTTCTTATGGTATTGTTCCTTTTCCTTCTCCTATTCCACCAGTACTACCATCAGCATTACCTGTTGTTAATCCTGGTTCTCTTCAACAGCCTTATGCTAATGAAATGCTCCTTAGTAGGAATACTACTACTAATAATAATCTAGATGATTTTGGTTTACCATTAAATTATAGAATTAATAGTTACAACACTACTGCTCGTATGGCTGCTTTGGGTATGAATGATTATGGggttgatactactagtatgttgACTCAGGGTTTAAGAGGAGGTTTTATGAACAGTGATTTTGGTCTTTATAGAGGGAATTCTTTGTATCCTGCTATGCCTATTATGCCAAGTTCAAGATTGTACACTGAAGAGCTTACTAGTAGTAGATCAAGGATGAGAAAATTGACCAACCATGTCAATGGGTTTGTTGGGAGGAATCATGGTCGATTAAACAGGTCTAGTGTTCTTTCTAGTACTCTTATCAGTACTAATGTTGAGGAGGAAGAGGATAGGACCAGGAGGAATGCTGagtgttttgaaaatattaaGTGGAATCAACAGAATTGGAGTTTGTTAATAGATATGGCTAAAGATCAAAATGGGTCTAAGTTTATACAGGGAAAATTGGAGACTGGAAGTTATCAAGATATTCAGTTCATTATTACTGTATTGACTACTGATATTAAGAAGCTTGTGGTCAATTCTGCTGGGAATTTTCTTGTACAGAAGATGTTTTTGAAGTGTACTGAAGCACAGATTGGTGAGATTGTTAATATACTGACCAACAATGGACATGAACTCATTAATATTTGCCTCGATGATCATGG GACTAGGTCTGTGCAGAAATTGTTGGAAAGCTTGACATCGGAACAACATATAACCAAAGTTTTGAATGTGCTGAGTAAAGGTACTGTTGAATTGACCAAGGACACAAATGGTCACCATGTGATCCAACGATGCTTGAAGACTTTCTCAAATGAAGAGAATAAG CATCTTTTCCGTGCTTTAGCAAGACACTGTGTTGACATTGCTAGAGACCGCAATGGGTGTTGCGTTTTGCAGCAGTTTATACTGAAAATAGATGAACATCTCCGAGATCACTTTGTTGGTGAAATAACACAAAATGCGCTGGTTTTAGCACAAGATCCATATGG CAACTATGTTGTGCAATATGTAGTGGGTCAGAAGATAAAGGAGACCACAAGGGCTCTTGTGAAGAATCTGAAAGGACATTTTGAGACCCTGTCAACAAATAAGTTTAGCAGCCATCTGGTTGAGAAGTTCTTGAAAGAATCTGATGATGAGTTCGTTATTAAGTTTATCATTGACGAGCTGATCAATAAGTCTAACATTCTGATGCTTCTTCAAGATCAGTATGccaactttgttatgcagtcagCTTTGGATGTTGCTAAG GAGGTTTCCATGTTCAATCTGATAGTCAATGTTATTGAGATGCATTACCAGTCTCTGCGCAACCATCCTTATGGAAAACGTGTTGTACTACATATGAATCAGCTCATCAGGGACCAGCAGTACAACCACCATCATCTCACCAGCTCCAGCACCATATATAAACATGTACAAGTGTAG
- the LOC113291459 gene encoding transcription factor MYB98-like: MEPGAEEGKEMFRKELTSLMKKQYFPVNKTAGRVVIKGNWSLDEDQLLVRLVQEYGVKKWAFIASLIGRRIGKQCRERWFNHLRPDIKRDAWTLDEEIALVEAHSAMGNRWAEIAKRIPGRTENSIKNHWNTTWRRQMNKRKSRRSTGNGRTTTVLQEYIRTIALAGQKGLEKPKRKVNPKLLLLKDKEDQGKECSKNGIPDMPVSSSALNGDMINVRMENNIADDPNDGVFDDMDLTSLLQWPSASSSSYDFLPSFYDNSFSNELGNLKNELDLVEMLATSMNIDNQR, from the exons ATGGAGCCAG GTGCAGAAGAAGGAAAAGAGATGTTTAGGAAGGAACTAACTTCATTAATGAAGAAGCAGTACTTTCCGGTAAATAAAACAGCCGGCCGTGTTGTTATCAAGGGGAATTGGAGCCTAGATGAAGACCA ATTGCTAGTGAGACTGGTACAAGAATATGGAGTGAAGAAATGGGCATTTATTGCCTCCTTGATTGGCAGAAGAATAGGGAAACAATGTAGAGAACGATGGTTCAATCATCTACGTCCTGATATCAAG AGAGATGCATGGACTTTAGACGAAGAGATCGCTCTGGTGGAAGCCCATTCTGCAATGGGAAACAGGTGGGCAGAAATAGCAAAAAGAATTCCTGGAAGAACTGAGAATTCTATAAAAAATCACTGGAATACTACATGGAGGAGGCAAATGAATAAACGGAAGAGCCGGCGAAGTACAGGCAATGGAAGAACCACCACTGTTTTGCAGGAATACATAAGGACCATTGCTTTGGCCGGCCAAAAAGGACTGGAGAAGCCAAAAAGGAAAGTTAATCCAAaattgttgttgctgaaagacAAGGAGGATCAGGGAAAAGAATGCAGCAAAAACGGCATTCCAGACATGCCAGTCTCATCATCTGCACTTAATGGGGATATGATAAATGTCAGAATGGAGAATAATATTGCAGATGATCCAAACGATGGGGTATTTGACGACATGGATCTTACTTCCTTACTCCAATGGCCTAGTGcatcttcttcatcttatgaTTTTCTACCTAGTTTTTATGACAATTCATTTTCAAACGAGTTGGGaaatttgaagaatgaactggATCTGGTGGAGATGCTTGCCACATCAATGAACATAGATAATCAGCGGTAA